A stretch of Blautia liquoris DNA encodes these proteins:
- a CDS encoding carbohydrate ABC transporter permease, with protein MKIKKAGLGWRILRDLILIVGLILILFPLYLVIINSFKTLEEAGKNFFALPSSLNLTNFKQLFTDSNYWVFLKNSLLITVLSMVLIMIFVPSVSYSIARNFDKAYYKGVYYYLLMGLFIPSQVIMLPVTKMMTKINLLNPQGLIILYAAFSLTQGVFLFVNYIRGLPYEIEESAQLDGCSVFQTYMRIVLPLVKPMMSTLLIMDALWIWNDFMLPLLILNRSQSIWTLPLFQYNFKTEYSFNYTMAFTAYLLAMLPMLIIYCLGQKYIVKGLTAGSVKG; from the coding sequence CATCCTGATAGTTGGATTGATCTTGATCTTATTTCCTCTGTATCTGGTCATCATTAATTCGTTTAAAACATTGGAGGAAGCGGGAAAGAATTTCTTTGCATTACCCTCGAGCCTGAATCTTACGAATTTTAAACAACTGTTTACAGACAGTAATTATTGGGTTTTTTTGAAGAATTCTCTTTTGATTACGGTCTTATCCATGGTGCTGATTATGATATTCGTTCCATCGGTATCCTACTCGATTGCCAGAAATTTTGACAAGGCATACTACAAAGGGGTGTATTATTATTTGCTGATGGGGTTATTTATCCCTTCACAGGTGATTATGCTTCCGGTAACGAAAATGATGACAAAGATTAATCTTCTGAATCCACAGGGATTGATTATATTATATGCAGCATTTAGTCTGACTCAAGGAGTGTTTCTTTTTGTCAATTACATCAGGGGACTACCCTATGAAATTGAAGAGTCCGCTCAGCTGGACGGCTGTAGTGTATTTCAGACCTATATGAGAATTGTCCTGCCACTGGTAAAACCGATGATGTCGACGCTTCTGATCATGGATGCACTCTGGATCTGGAATGATTTTATGCTTCCTCTTCTGATATTGAATCGTTCACAAAGCATATGGACATTACCGTTGTTTCAGTATAATTTTAAGACGGAATACTCGTTTAACTATACAATGGCATTTACCGCATATCTGCTCGCAATGCTCCCAATGCTGATTATCTACTGTTTAGGACAAAAATATATTGTGAAGGGTCTGACAGCCGGATCAGTGAAAGGCTAA
- a CDS encoding Sapep family Mn(2+)-dependent dipeptidase, protein MNESKKSSKLDIWLDEERENLLCDITSLVKIESVAQEEDPTSDEPFGSECKKALDQFLYISRRDKMESYNHDGYCASAIIGSSNKTKPEIGIWNHLDVVPVGSGWTYPPLKCTIKDGYVIGRGVQDNKGPAMAVHYAMKYCLQQDLIKNIRVRQILGCQEESGMRDVKHYLENEKAPNYSFVADCGFPVCCGEKGHYNVTFKSRNYFSRFKELSAGTAANMIPDEATAVLVTEQGEKTYQCRGIGGHAAFPPGSKNAIGMLAAKLKKVIGRDKNYLDLLEFLYRTASDGYGRKLGIACEDELSGKLTCNAGILKLEQGKTILSLDIRYPITVSGASIKKQLYSEADKSGFDIIKEEDDPPYYMNEKSPFVQTLMSAWKEETGQNDEPFVMGGGTYARKIPNAIGFGPGQDRDFSVLGLSEGHGNCHSADEAESVDNIQKAVKIYVNALVKLDQWVGKGMVNNENI, encoded by the coding sequence GTGAATGAATCGAAGAAAAGCAGTAAGTTGGACATATGGCTAGATGAAGAGCGAGAGAATCTGCTCTGCGATATTACATCCCTGGTCAAAATTGAGAGTGTGGCACAGGAGGAAGATCCAACCTCGGATGAGCCTTTTGGAAGTGAATGCAAGAAAGCACTGGATCAGTTTCTGTATATTTCCAGGCGAGACAAAATGGAGAGCTATAATCACGATGGATACTGTGCTTCGGCAATTATTGGCTCAAGCAATAAGACAAAACCTGAAATAGGGATATGGAATCACCTGGATGTAGTTCCCGTGGGATCCGGATGGACTTATCCACCGCTTAAATGTACGATAAAAGATGGTTATGTTATTGGAAGAGGAGTGCAGGATAATAAAGGCCCTGCAATGGCAGTGCACTATGCGATGAAATACTGTCTTCAGCAAGATCTTATTAAAAACATAAGAGTGCGGCAAATTCTGGGCTGCCAGGAAGAAAGTGGTATGCGGGACGTGAAGCATTACCTGGAAAATGAAAAAGCCCCAAACTATTCTTTTGTCGCAGATTGCGGATTTCCGGTGTGCTGCGGAGAAAAAGGTCATTATAATGTGACATTTAAGTCTAGAAATTACTTTTCCAGATTTAAAGAACTGTCAGCCGGAACTGCGGCGAATATGATTCCGGATGAGGCCACGGCGGTCCTTGTCACAGAACAGGGGGAAAAGACGTATCAATGTCGTGGTATTGGTGGACATGCTGCGTTTCCACCGGGATCAAAGAATGCAATTGGCATGCTTGCTGCGAAATTAAAAAAAGTAATCGGCAGAGATAAAAACTACCTAGATTTATTAGAATTTTTATATCGAACTGCTTCGGACGGATATGGCAGGAAACTTGGTATTGCCTGTGAGGATGAACTCTCCGGAAAATTGACCTGTAATGCAGGGATTCTGAAATTGGAACAGGGAAAGACTATTCTGTCTCTGGATATAAGATACCCAATTACCGTCTCTGGCGCTTCAATAAAAAAGCAACTTTATTCAGAAGCCGATAAATCAGGATTTGACATCATCAAGGAAGAAGATGATCCTCCCTATTATATGAATGAAAAAAGCCCTTTTGTCCAGACTTTGATGAGTGCCTGGAAAGAAGAGACCGGGCAGAATGATGAACCTTTCGTCATGGGAGGAGGAACTTATGCAAGAAAAATCCCTAATGCGATTGGATTTGGTCCCGGGCAGGACAGAGATTTCTCTGTTTTGGGATTATCAGAAGGACACGGAAATTGTCACAGTGCCGATGAGGCGGAGTCAGTCGACAATATTCAAAAAGC